DNA from Paraburkholderia largidicola:
TCATGCGATGCGCCGCTCGCCGCTTCGCGCTCCAATGCCGCGATTTCGGCGTCGGTGCGTTCCAGCCGCTTGCTGGTATCGTCGATTGCTGCGGGCGTTGCGCTTTGTGCGAGCGCGACCTTCGCGCAGGCCGTGTCGAGCACGCTGATCGCCTTGTCCGGCAACTGACGTCCGCTGATATAGCGATGCGACAGACGCACGGCTTCTGTTATCGCATCGTCGAGAATGCGGACGTTGAAGTGCTTCTCCATCAACGACGCCATACCACGTAACATCGCCGCCGCGAGCGTTTCGTTCGGCTCTTCGATCTTCACGACCTGGAAGCGCCGCGCAAGCGCTGCATCCTTCTCGAAGTACTTCTTGTATTCGCTCCATGTCGTCGCGGCAATGGTGCGCAATTCGCCGCGCGCGAGTGCCGGCTTCAGCAGATTCGCGGCATCGTTCTGTCCCGCCGTACCGCCTGCACCGATGATCGTGTGCGCTTCATCGATAAACAGAATGATGGGATGCGCGCTCTTCTTCACCTCATCGATCACGCTTTTCAAACGGTTCTCGAACTCGCCTTTGACGCTCGCGCCCGCTTGCAGCAACCCCATGTCGAGCACATGCAGCGCGACGCCGCGCAATGGCGGCGGCACGTCGTCCGCGGCGATGCGCAGCGCCAGCCCTTCGACGACGGCCGTTTTGCCGACGCCCGCTTCGCCTGTCATGATCGGATTGTTCTGGCGGCGGCGCATCAGGATGTCGATGGTCTGGCGAATCTCGACTTCGCGGCCGATCACCGGGTCGATATGGCCTTCGCGCGCGCGTTGCGTGAGGTTCGTCGTGTACGTATCGAGTGCGGGCGTTTTCGAAGCGGCATTCGCACGCGCGGGGTCTTCCATCGTCGCCGCTTCTTCGCCGGTCGTCGACACGGTTTCGCTTTCACGCGAACCTTGCGTCAATTCATTGAACCTGTGTTTCAACTCCGTCACACGCACTTGTGCAAACAGCGGCGACATGCGCTGCGCGAATTGCGCGAGATCCGGCGCACTCAGCAATGCGAGCAACAGATGCCCCGATCGAATGCGCGCAATCTGCGAATCCAGCGACGCGATCAGCCACGCCTGCTCGAACAGCGCAATCAGATGCACCGAGAACACGGGCGTGCGCGTGTTGCCTGTTTTCAGGCGTCCCAGTTCGCGTTCGAGATCGGCACGCAGCGCGTGGATATCGATATCGCTCGCGCGCACGACGAGCGGCACGTCCGTCGCGGCTTCATCGAGCAATGCGCCGAACAGGTGTTCGAGATCGACCTCATAGTGACCGCGCGACAAGCAGCGGCTCGCCGCCTGTTCCGCGGCCTGGCGGCAGATCGGGTTGAGTTTGGCGATCAGGGTCTTCAATGGCGTGGTCATGGCGTACTGTCCGATAGGTCCTGCATGTCGTTGTTCTTCGCTTGCCGTCAGTGGATCACGTGCAGTTCGTAGCGTGCGTCCGCGCGGTCTTCGGCGACTTCGCTCGTGCAGAGGAATGCGTCCCAGCCCAGCCGCGACCCTTTGCCGAGAATGCTGGGGCCGACGTCCTCATGACGCAGCTTCAGCTTCACTTCGTATTCGAGCGTGATCCCCGCCAGCAACGTCAACATCCGCTCGAGTGCGATCGCCCTTTCCGCGCCGGGCAGGAACGCCTCGTAGTCCGTCTTCTTCAACGGGCCGATGACGAGGCGCACGCGCATGTCGCGCTGCCAGACACGCGTGCCCGCCAGCGCGGTCGCGCCGAGCGTCGCGTTGACACTGCCGAGCACGGTCAACTGGTCACGCGGCACGTCGTACCATTTGCCGACGAACTGTTCGACATGTACTGGCACGTTGAAGTACTCGGAGAGATTGCGCTGCAAATACGCAGCCGATACGGGCCGATGACGTGCGGCCAGTGCGTAGCCCGCGATCGCTTCGTCGAACAGCGCGCCTTTACCGTCTTGCAGGCTCGCGCGGGTGTTCGCATCGGCGACACCTGCCAACGACAGCAGCAGAGGCAAGTACCGCTCGTCACGGTCGAGTTCATAGTGAAACGGTAGACGATACTTCTTCCATGCCGCGTAGAAGAGCGCCGTCGCGCGATTCGAGAACACGTCGAAGAACTCGCGCGCGGCGCGGTCTCGCGTCATCTGCTCGCGGTTGAGCAACTGCTCCGTATAGTTCAGCGGCAACGCGCCCTGCCCGCCGAGCAGGCCGAAGAATGCAGGCGTCAGATCGACCTTGTCGATCGCGTCGTCGACGAGCGCGGCCGTACGCTGCGCCTTGTCTTTGAGCGCATTGCCGTCGTCGTCGTACGACATCGCCGCCTGGATTTCACTCGGCGGAAAGGCCAGCGACAGCGTGGTGCGAAAAGTCAGGCGTTGCGCGACGACATCGCCCGCACGCTGGGACGCTTCCTGCCCAAACCACTTTTCGAGCAGACGCACCGCCTGAAAGAACTCGAAGCGGTGCGGCTCGTCGAGCAGTTGTTCGACTACGCCAGGATCGATTCGCCGCTGCGCGGTTTGCATCGCAAGATCTCCTCGCCTGTGCGCTTCGACACGACGACCAGTTGCACAAAGCTGTTCAGATGCACGTACAGCCCAAAGAAGCGATCGATCACGCCGACAAACGAAGCGAGACTCGCCCCGACGAAATGCTCTTCGTCGACGGTCAAACGCACTTCGATGCCGCGCACGAAGGTCGCGAACGGATTACCCGGCAGCCATTGCACAGCCGCGCGCTGGTCGATGCCCGTAATGCCGTCGACATGACGCGCCGATACCGCCGTGCGCCGCAGATCGTACAACGCGAGCATTTCCTTGAGCGCCGCCAGTCCGCTGCCCGCCAGCGAAACGTGATTGAGCGCGAGGTGCGAAATCAGACGCCAATGCGCGGAGCGGCCACGCTCGAAGCGAACGCTCGGCGTGGGTCGACGCAATAGCGTGAGCGTGCTCGCCAGCGAGCCGCCTTCCAGAAACAGATCGCCGCCTTCGAGACCCGCCGCGAGCTGCGCAGGCAGATCGCGATTGGTACACGTCAGATCGACACTGAGCGTATCCGTTTGCGGCGCGGACGGTTCAAAGTCGATATCGACGATGGAGATCTCCGTCTCATAGCCGGGACTCTTTTGCGCGACCCAATCGTTGCGGCGCGCAAACCAGTAGTGGCCCGCGCGCGTCGCGTCGCCATGATGCAGCGAATAGAACGGCCGAAACTCCGTCACCGACTCGCCATGCGCCTGCTGACGCACGAGCCGCACCGAATCGATCGAATAGACTTCGTACGCGAACGCCCGCCGCGCTTCGGCCACGACAGGGTACGAAACCGCCTGATGACTGATGCGGATAGGCTCGCCATGCTGCTGGAAGAGATTCACCACGGGCGTGCAAAACAGGCGCAGGTTCTGTGCGGACAACCCGTCTAGCAGGCGCGCGATATTCGAATCGCCGCGCACGTCTTTCAGCACGACATGCAGCGTGATGCGATGGCAGCGGCCGCTTGCGCGCAGCATCGCAGCCATATCGAAGTCGGCGAAACTGAACTTGTCCGGAAACGCGAAATACTCGGTCAATAGCCGGTAAGCCGGATGCGACTTCGCGGGATAATCGATCAACGCGTCCTGCTCGTCGAATCCGGCCTGCGCGACGGGCATGGCGCGCAGCGTTTTCCATACACCGTTTCGTTCCGGCTCGACATACGCAGCCAGCGCGTGCATGAAGAGGCAATCGGAAATTGCGGCGACAAACGATTGCTCGCCATGCAAATGCGCGCGCAACGTACCGAGCTTCAGCGCGCCGAGATCGAGTTGCGGTGCGGTCGATTCAAACGTGATCGAGAGCAAACCTGTCGCGTTGGGGGGC
Protein-coding regions in this window:
- the tssH gene encoding type VI secretion system ATPase TssH, encoding MTTPLKTLIAKLNPICRQAAEQAASRCLSRGHYEVDLEHLFGALLDEAATDVPLVVRASDIDIHALRADLERELGRLKTGNTRTPVFSVHLIALFEQAWLIASLDSQIARIRSGHLLLALLSAPDLAQFAQRMSPLFAQVRVTELKHRFNELTQGSRESETVSTTGEEAATMEDPARANAASKTPALDTYTTNLTQRAREGHIDPVIGREVEIRQTIDILMRRRQNNPIMTGEAGVGKTAVVEGLALRIAADDVPPPLRGVALHVLDMGLLQAGASVKGEFENRLKSVIDEVKKSAHPIILFIDEAHTIIGAGGTAGQNDAANLLKPALARGELRTIAATTWSEYKKYFEKDAALARRFQVVKIEEPNETLAAAMLRGMASLMEKHFNVRILDDAITEAVRLSHRYISGRQLPDKAISVLDTACAKVALAQSATPAAIDDTSKRLERTDAEIAALEREAASGASHDERLAALCEQRATDLERLAHDQARYEKERAMVGEIVALREKIDAARDAKSNEEELAGVRETLERRVAELAEVQKTAPMVPLQVDAHVVAEIVASWTGIPLGRMVKDELRTVLNLQPLLTARVIGQDHALEAIAQRVRTASANLEDPNKPRGVFMFVGPSGVGKTETALALADILYGGERKMITINMSEYQEAHSVSGLKGSPPGYVGYGEGGVLTEAVRRNPYSVVLLDEVEKAHPDVLEMFFQVFDKGTMDDAEGREIDFRNTLIILTSNVGSSAVMQACLNKSDEEMPDAEALAEMLRPQLYKAFKPAFLGRMKVVPYYPISDDVLVDIIELKLERIRRRIESNHKAAFEWDESLVEAVLARCTEVDSGARNVDHILNGTLLPEIAQHVLERIADNVPIQRIGARATEAGEFEYSVV
- the tssG gene encoding type VI secretion system baseplate subunit TssG — protein: MQTAQRRIDPGVVEQLLDEPHRFEFFQAVRLLEKWFGQEASQRAGDVVAQRLTFRTTLSLAFPPSEIQAAMSYDDDGNALKDKAQRTAALVDDAIDKVDLTPAFFGLLGGQGALPLNYTEQLLNREQMTRDRAAREFFDVFSNRATALFYAAWKKYRLPFHYELDRDERYLPLLLSLAGVADANTRASLQDGKGALFDEAIAGYALAARHRPVSAAYLQRNLSEYFNVPVHVEQFVGKWYDVPRDQLTVLGSVNATLGATALAGTRVWQRDMRVRLVIGPLKKTDYEAFLPGAERAIALERMLTLLAGITLEYEVKLKLRHEDVGPSILGKGSRLGWDAFLCTSEVAEDRADARYELHVIH
- the tssF gene encoding type VI secretion system baseplate subunit TssF; protein product: MEELLPYYERELSFLRRYSRDFAERYPKIAARLAMTGEHCEDPHVERMIESFALLGARINKKLDDDYPEFTEALFEVLYPHYLRPFPSCSIAQFGVSSGIGNLTQPATIERGTEVKSRPIRGVQCRFRTAYDVTLAPIRISEAKYTSVAMAPGATVLPPNATGLLSITFESTAPQLDLGALKLGTLRAHLHGEQSFVAAISDCLFMHALAAYVEPERNGVWKTLRAMPVAQAGFDEQDALIDYPAKSHPAYRLLTEYFAFPDKFSFADFDMAAMLRASGRCHRITLHVVLKDVRGDSNIARLLDGLSAQNLRLFCTPVVNLFQQHGEPIRISHQAVSYPVVAEARRAFAYEVYSIDSVRLVRQQAHGESVTEFRPFYSLHHGDATRAGHYWFARRNDWVAQKSPGYETEISIVDIDFEPSAPQTDTLSVDLTCTNRDLPAQLAAGLEGGDLFLEGGSLASTLTLLRRPTPSVRFERGRSAHWRLISHLALNHVSLAGSGLAALKEMLALYDLRRTAVSARHVDGITGIDQRAAVQWLPGNPFATFVRGIEVRLTVDEEHFVGASLASFVGVIDRFFGLYVHLNSFVQLVVVSKRTGEEILRCKPRSGESILA